GCTCTTGAGTAATACTTTGCAAAATTAGAAGTTAAAAAATACATGATAGCTCGTTATTGAAATTAATCTATCATATCATTTAcattccacctccaccacagACTCCAACGAACGCCCTCGATCGGTCTGCTGCACAAGGCGAACGAAAAGGATGCCAAGGTATCGGAGAAGGACAGCACCAAGCTGGAAAGCAAACGGAAAAAGGCAGAAGAAGCGGTCAAAAAGGCGGACGTCGAGTACTACACGCTCTGCATCCGGGCGGAACGGGCCCGCGTCGACTGGGAAATGTCGGTCCTGCGCGGTTCCTCCATGCTCCAAACGCTCGAAAGCCAACGGTTGAATCAATTCAAAACCTACGTCTCGGATTACCTGAAGCTGTCGGCCGAGATGAGCCCGCTGTTAacgaaaacgatcgatcggctcGGACCGCAGGTGGCACTGTGCAGTGTGGCCAAGGATCTGGACGTCCTGAAGAACATACGCCGCGCAACGGAAGGTCCTAGCGAGCAGCTGCTTCCTGACTTTTACTGCGAGCATACGACGCTTGCGATGAACCGGGAACGTCGTAAGCAATCGTTGGTTAAGCTACTGCAGCTGATCCGCCAAGATCTGGACCGGGAGCGACGATCACGCAATGGGCTGAAGGGTTTCTCCCAAACGCTGGACAAAACTGGCGAAAGCAATCAGAACATTGCCGACAAACTGTACCACGTAAGTGTTCTGCTCGAGTATATTGAAGGAGTGGCCAGTTATTGAGTGCTTATGCTAacgattgtgtgtgtctgtttgttttgcagaTAAGATCGATGCTCACGTATTTGGAGGGTGCACGGTATAAGCTGCAATCGGCACTCCTAGAGCTGGACCATAAACCACGCTCCAGCCATCCTCTTGCGCAACACATTCAGGTTCGTGTCGGAATTGTCTCCAAGCGCTCGGTCATGTTTAGTTTAACGAAACTACGCATTATGTCACTCCTCGACAGATAACACGTGATCGGACGGGACTGCAGACGAGCGTGTTGAAGGTACCCCTTTGGTTGAAGCACGAACAGGACGATGAAACGGGAGCAACACCAAGCAATGGTACCGTGGCGTGCGACGAAACGGAGACGCCAGCGAGCTGTCTGGACATCAAGAACGATACACTTATCAAGCATATCGTACACAAGTACGCCCGAAACAATGGTACCACCAATGGTGATAGTCAAGAGCATTATGTAAGTTGAACCAGCGGGTTGTTAGTATACTTCTTTTACGCATAAGCGTAGTAAATTGGATTTCCGTTTGAAGCACTAGTTGTGCAATAAACTGGCACTACAACTAGCTACAACACTTTTCCAAGTCAGATGGAAAGATGTTTCTTAAAGATCTCAACTCGTTCATCAGAACTGATCCTCAATAGCTCTGTTTTTGATGCTATCTTTCCGTTTTCACATATTTATGACTAAAAAAGTTATCATTTTCTAAAAGAAATTTTGTCATTTTGGACATCTTTAAAACGATTTGATTTCTGCTTTACCAACAGACCATCAGCAAGGCGGGTAAATCGGCGCTCCATGATGAAAACAGTCCGGCGTGGGATCGCGGCGTGGCTGATGGAGTGTCCAACCAGCCCGATTCAGACTTTGGTAAGTTCTGCTAATCCGTTCTACCTTAAGATACCATCCAACTAATAATCTTGAACCTTTTCAGATGAATTTTCATCgcaagacgaagacgaggatCGCTGTTCGGTGGCACCGAAGCAACATCACGAGCAcacgaacggtggtggccatacGACAACGGTGGTAATCAATGGTGGCCTAAATGGCAACGATCACAGCGCGGACACAATCGCAACGACCAACGGAACATCCGCGTCATCGACGGCCGTCGTTCTTGGCCGCTGCCGGGCACTGTTCAACTACACACCAAAGCTTTACGACGAGCTGGAGCTACAGCCCGGCGACATACTCGAGGTGCACATCAAGCAGGAAGATGGTTGGTGGCTCGGTGCGCTCCGTGGCCAGATTGGCATCTTTCCGGCGACCTACGTCGAGGAGATACCGTGATCGGTTCCACCCTGTCCGTACGAGTACGAGGGGCCATCAATCTCGGGGCTCAGCAAATGTGTGTTGTTGTACATAAAAGAATGAACTGGTAGCCGAGGAGTATGTCGGATGTAATCTCTCGAAATTCTCGAAAAAGGCACCGGAAACTGTGCGGGAAACTGttgcgcacaaacacaaagagaCCAAAACGAATACGTGTTCAGATGTGAGATTCAAGGACGGGTTTGTACTGGCAGCTCTTATCGTTATCCAAAGTGTATATTATGAAGCGAAATGTGAGGCGGTGTGTACATAAGTGGCCAATTGTGTAATATCAGACTAACTGTTACGATGTCGTCGAtcgaaaaatgttttttttgtggaaatccTGTTATTGtagaaagcgaaagaataAAGATATTTGTGTATTTAAACCATGAAGAGAATATGTTTACCAAATTATTGGAATTTAATTACTGACACTTGATGAATTTGGCATTTCATATGGTTTGACTCTGCGCCATATGGTTTAGGATGCTTTTCTCTCGGAAAGAAAATATGATTTAGCTCCTCTTTACCAGGTTCTAAAGTTATCTGGAATTTTATCGATGCTTGCAAAagttcagtagtttttatgctgaGGGCAATCTTCATGCCGAGAGTGCCGAGAGCGTGCTCTATTTTGGTTcatgtttgcttcgattgatcccgaaattttaaatatttttttgtgaaagttTCACCAGTTTTTTTCTATTGCATTCACCTTaatgctaaaaataaaatacgtCATTCTCCCCCTTAAACAAGGAAAGATCGTCTATCGGCTTCGggtgacacgcacacactcgaaTGGGGTGGAATGTTGCAGCATTTCTTTGCTAATGGGGGCGCATGGTGGATTGTAACGAAAAACATTTCCACTACACCAAGTCCCATATTGTCTAGTGGTTAGGATATCCGGCTCTCACCCGGAAggcccgggttcgattccc
This sequence is a window from Anopheles darlingi chromosome 3, idAnoDarlMG_H_01, whole genome shotgun sequence. Protein-coding genes within it:
- the LOC125956955 gene encoding nostrin isoform X3 gives rise to the protein MCTLRTIVSPFPTKHEHSMFHLYVSSPPLSVFLILFPWLSLARIATSASPSRSKVISRSESMLNLLPISVSTKGQNGFEEVRRYVKQGGDFGKDLVAILHERSELEQLYAKSLSKIANKLNKACRDLPGTIAESWRAVSTELEGRSEVHRQFSNSLAEEIVKPLKAVIDNQHKARKTIETNVDKSARILAEWRTAEVKAKKNSHGAARENEKLQDAMLDVKLQRTPSIGLLHKANEKDAKVSEKDSTKLESKRKKAEEAVKKADVEYYTLCIRAERARVDWEMSVLRGSSMLQTLESQRLNQFKTYVSDYLKLSAEMSPLLTKTIDRLGPQVALCSVAKDLDVLKNIRRATEGPSEQLLPDFYCEHTTLAMNRERRKQSLVKLLQLIRQDLDRERRSRNGLKGFSQTLDKTGESNQNIADKLYHIRSMLTYLEGARYKLQSALLELDHKPRSSHPLAQHIQITRDRTGLQTSVLKVPLWLKHEQDDETGATPSNGTVACDETETPASCLDIKNDTLIKHIVHKYARNNGTTNGDSQEHYTISKAGKSALHDENSPAWDRGVADGVSNQPDSDFDEFSSQDEDEDRCSVAPKQHHEHTNGGGHTTTVVINGGLNGNDHSADTIATTNGTSASSTAVVLGRCRALFNYTPKLYDELELQPGDILEVHIKQEDGWWLGALRGQIGIFPATYVEEIP
- the LOC125956955 gene encoding nostrin isoform X2, producing the protein MCTLRTIVSPFPTKHEHSMFHLYVSSPPLSVFLILFPWLSLARIATSASPSRSKVISRSESMLNLLPISVSTKHFHRSASEPNAAQKGQNGFEEVRRYVKQGGDFGKDLVAILHERSELEQLYAKSLSKIANKLNKACRDLPGTIAESWRAVSTELEGRSEVHRQFSNSLAEEIVKPLKAVIDNQHKARKTIETNVDKSARILAEWRTAEVKAKKNSHGAARENEKLQDAMLDVKLQRTPSIGLLHKANEKDAKVSEKDSTKLESKRKKAEEAVKKADVEYYTLCIRAERARVDWEMSVLRGSSMLQTLESQRLNQFKTYVSDYLKLSAEMSPLLTKTIDRLGPQVALCSVAKDLDVLKNIRRATEGPSEQLLPDFYCEHTTLAMNRERRKQSLVKLLQLIRQDLDRERRSRNGLKGFSQTLDKTGESNQNIADKLYHIRSMLTYLEGARYKLQSALLELDHKPRSSHPLAQHIQITRDRTGLQTSVLKVPLWLKHEQDDETGATPSNGTVACDETETPASCLDIKNDTLIKHIVHKYARNNGTTNGDSQEHYTISKAGKSALHDENSPAWDRGVADGVSNQPDSDFDEFSSQDEDEDRCSVAPKQHHEHTNGGGHTTTVVINGGLNGNDHSADTIATTNGTSASSTAVVLGRCRALFNYTPKLYDELELQPGDILEVHIKQEDGWWLGALRGQIGIFPATYVEEIP
- the LOC125956955 gene encoding nostrin isoform X4, translating into MAQFKDNSWVISRSESMLNLLPISVSTKHFHRSASEPNAAQKGQNGFEEVRRYVKQGGDFGKDLVAILHERSELEQLYAKSLSKIANKLNKACRDLPGTIAESWRAVSTELEGRSEVHRQFSNSLAEEIVKPLKAVIDNQHKARKTIETNVDKSARILAEWRTAEVKAKKNSHGAARENEKLQDAMLDVKLQRTPSIGLLHKANEKDAKVSEKDSTKLESKRKKAEEAVKKADVEYYTLCIRAERARVDWEMSVLRGSSMLQTLESQRLNQFKTYVSDYLKLSAEMSPLLTKTIDRLGPQVALCSVAKDLDVLKNIRRATEGPSEQLLPDFYCEHTTLAMNRERRKQSLVKLLQLIRQDLDRERRSRNGLKGFSQTLDKTGESNQNIADKLYHIRSMLTYLEGARYKLQSALLELDHKPRSSHPLAQHIQITRDRTGLQTSVLKVPLWLKHEQDDETGATPSNGTVACDETETPASCLDIKNDTLIKHIVHKYARNNGTTNGDSQEHYTISKAGKSALHDENSPAWDRGVADGVSNQPDSDFDEFSSQDEDEDRCSVAPKQHHEHTNGGGHTTTVVINGGLNGNDHSADTIATTNGTSASSTAVVLGRCRALFNYTPKLYDELELQPGDILEVHIKQEDGWWLGALRGQIGIFPATYVEEIP
- the LOC125956955 gene encoding nostrin isoform X7, translating into MAQFKDNSWGQNGFEEVRRYVKQGGDFGKDLVAILHERSELEQLYAKSLSKIANKLNKACRDLPGTIAESWRAVSTELEGRSEVHRQFSNSLAEEIVKPLKAVIDNQHKARKTIETNVDKSARILAEWRTAEVKAKKNSHGAARENEKLQDAMLDVKLQRTPSIGLLHKANEKDAKVSEKDSTKLESKRKKAEEAVKKADVEYYTLCIRAERARVDWEMSVLRGSSMLQTLESQRLNQFKTYVSDYLKLSAEMSPLLTKTIDRLGPQVALCSVAKDLDVLKNIRRATEGPSEQLLPDFYCEHTTLAMNRERRKQSLVKLLQLIRQDLDRERRSRNGLKGFSQTLDKTGESNQNIADKLYHIRSMLTYLEGARYKLQSALLELDHKPRSSHPLAQHIQITRDRTGLQTSVLKVPLWLKHEQDDETGATPSNGTVACDETETPASCLDIKNDTLIKHIVHKYARNNGTTNGDSQEHYTISKAGKSALHDENSPAWDRGVADGVSNQPDSDFDEFSSQDEDEDRCSVAPKQHHEHTNGGGHTTTVVINGGLNGNDHSADTIATTNGTSASSTAVVLGRCRALFNYTPKLYDELELQPGDILEVHIKQEDGWWLGALRGQIGIFPATYVEEIP
- the LOC125956955 gene encoding nostrin isoform X6, translating into MAQFKDNSWHFHRSASEPNAAQKGQNGFEEVRRYVKQGGDFGKDLVAILHERSELEQLYAKSLSKIANKLNKACRDLPGTIAESWRAVSTELEGRSEVHRQFSNSLAEEIVKPLKAVIDNQHKARKTIETNVDKSARILAEWRTAEVKAKKNSHGAARENEKLQDAMLDVKLQRTPSIGLLHKANEKDAKVSEKDSTKLESKRKKAEEAVKKADVEYYTLCIRAERARVDWEMSVLRGSSMLQTLESQRLNQFKTYVSDYLKLSAEMSPLLTKTIDRLGPQVALCSVAKDLDVLKNIRRATEGPSEQLLPDFYCEHTTLAMNRERRKQSLVKLLQLIRQDLDRERRSRNGLKGFSQTLDKTGESNQNIADKLYHIRSMLTYLEGARYKLQSALLELDHKPRSSHPLAQHIQITRDRTGLQTSVLKVPLWLKHEQDDETGATPSNGTVACDETETPASCLDIKNDTLIKHIVHKYARNNGTTNGDSQEHYTISKAGKSALHDENSPAWDRGVADGVSNQPDSDFDEFSSQDEDEDRCSVAPKQHHEHTNGGGHTTTVVINGGLNGNDHSADTIATTNGTSASSTAVVLGRCRALFNYTPKLYDELELQPGDILEVHIKQEDGWWLGALRGQIGIFPATYVEEIP
- the LOC125956955 gene encoding nostrin isoform X5; protein product: MAQFKDNSWVISRSESMLNLLPISVSTKGQNGFEEVRRYVKQGGDFGKDLVAILHERSELEQLYAKSLSKIANKLNKACRDLPGTIAESWRAVSTELEGRSEVHRQFSNSLAEEIVKPLKAVIDNQHKARKTIETNVDKSARILAEWRTAEVKAKKNSHGAARENEKLQDAMLDVKLQRTPSIGLLHKANEKDAKVSEKDSTKLESKRKKAEEAVKKADVEYYTLCIRAERARVDWEMSVLRGSSMLQTLESQRLNQFKTYVSDYLKLSAEMSPLLTKTIDRLGPQVALCSVAKDLDVLKNIRRATEGPSEQLLPDFYCEHTTLAMNRERRKQSLVKLLQLIRQDLDRERRSRNGLKGFSQTLDKTGESNQNIADKLYHIRSMLTYLEGARYKLQSALLELDHKPRSSHPLAQHIQITRDRTGLQTSVLKVPLWLKHEQDDETGATPSNGTVACDETETPASCLDIKNDTLIKHIVHKYARNNGTTNGDSQEHYTISKAGKSALHDENSPAWDRGVADGVSNQPDSDFDEFSSQDEDEDRCSVAPKQHHEHTNGGGHTTTVVINGGLNGNDHSADTIATTNGTSASSTAVVLGRCRALFNYTPKLYDELELQPGDILEVHIKQEDGWWLGALRGQIGIFPATYVEEIP